From a single Nicotiana tomentosiformis chromosome 2, ASM39032v3, whole genome shotgun sequence genomic region:
- the LOC104107709 gene encoding triacylglycerol lipase 2-like — protein MALHRLSNLDVLGFVTLIILVFESHQTFGSSTRGPFVFFTDDNGVNTAVRSGICATFVTIHGYKCQEYEVTTDDGYILSVQRIPEGRVGGGGQKAKNRQPVLLQHGVLVDGVTWLLNSPEQSLAMILADSGFDVWIANTRGTRFSRRHVSLDPNNPDYWNWTWDDLVVHDLPTVINLVFKQTGQKTHYVGHSLGTLIALASFSEGRQIDKIKSAALLSPIAYLSHMTTALGVVAARSFVGEITTIFGLAEFNPTGQPVSNFVKALCAYPGVDCYDFMTALTGKNCCLNASTVDLFLKNEPQPTSTKNLVHLAQTVRDGILKKYDYGSSNYNLAHYGEAKPPQYNLANIPRDLPLFISYGGQDALSDSKDVETLLDYLKLHDVDKLHVQYVKDYAHADFIIGITAKDIVFNQIVNFFRNQH, from the exons ATGGCGCTCCACAGATTGTCGAATTTAGACGTTTTAGGATTTGTGACATTAATAATCTTAGTGTTTGAGTCTCATCAAACATTTGGGTCCAGCACGAGaggtccttttgtcttttttacTGATGATAATGGCGTGAATACTGCAGTACGAAGTGGTATATGCGCCACTTTTGTGACTATTCATGGTTATAAATGCCAGGAATATGAG GTTACTACTGATGATGGCTACATATTAAGTGTGCAAAGAATTCCGGAAGGGCGCGTAGGTGGTGGTGGGCAGAAGGCGAAGAACAGGCAGCCAGTTTTATTGCAGCATGGGGTATTGGTG GATGGAGTAACGTGGCTACTAAATTCACCAGAACAATCACTAGCAATGATTTTAGCAGACAGCGGTTTTGATGTTTGGATTGCCAACACCAGAGGAACTAGATTCAGTCGTCGTCATGTGTCTCTTGATCCTAATAATCCG GACTACTGGAATTGGACATGGGATGATCTTGTGGTCCATGACTTGCCCACTGTCATTAACCTTGTTTTCAAACAAACTGGACAGAAGACTCACTACGTGGGCCATTCATTG GGAACATTGATAGCTTTGGCGTCATTCTCAGAAGGAAGACAAATAGACAAGATAAAATCAGCAGCTTTGCTCAGTCCAATTGCTTACTTGAGCCATATGACCACTGCACTGGGGGTCGTTGCAGCCAGATCATTTGTTGGCGAG ATAACTACAATATTTGGTCTTGCAGAATTTAATCCAACAGG TCAGCCTGTGTCTAATTTTGTCAAGGCCTTGTGTGCTTACCCTGGAGTAGATTGTTATGACTTCATGACTGCACTTACTG GGAAGAACTGTTGTCTAAATGCCTCCACTGTCGATCTTTTCTTGAAAAACGAGCCTCAACCCACATCAACTAAGAACCTTGTGCATTTGGCTCAAA CTGTTAGAGATGGTATTCTAAAGAAATATGACTATGGGAGCAGCAACTACAATTTGGCGCATTATGGTGAAGCTAAACCTCCACAGTATAATTTGGCAAATATCCCTCGGGACCTTCCCCTGTTTATCAGTTATGGAGGCCAAGACGCACTATCTGATTCTAAAGATGTGGAGACGTTGCTCGATTATCTCAAACTGCACGATGTTGACAAGTTGCATGTTCAATATGTCAAGGATTATGCTCATGCTGATTTCATTATTGGAATCACTGCTAAAGATATTGTCTTTAACCAGATTGTGAACTTCTTCAGAAACCAACACTAA
- the LOC104107706 gene encoding basic blue protein: MEALRKSLLIFAIVTVIIQNKAMAAQHVVGGSQGWDESTDFNSWASGETFKIGDTLVFRYNPGLHSVVEVEGESAYKSCDTSSSVNSMSAGNDVVKLNKPGTRYFACGTAGHCDQGMKLKITTVTGNAPSNQAATSSTPSSSSAAPNSRRFSTVFFTFIAVILTIQMALVFQF; the protein is encoded by the exons ATGGAGGCTCTACGAAAATCTTTGTTGATTTTTGCTATTGTTACAGTAATAATCCAGAATAAAGCAATGGCGGCACAACATGTTGTTGGGGGGAGCCAAGGATGGGATGAATCCACTGATTTCAACTCCTGGGCGTCTGGTGAGACATTCAAAATTGGAGATACACTAG TATTTAGGTATAATCCAGGCCTTCACAGCGTTGTCGAAGTTGAGGGTGAAAGTGCATACAAGAGTTGTGATACAAGCAGTTCAGTGAACTCAATGAGTGCGGGTAACGATGTTGTTAAACTAAACAAACCAGGGACTCGATATTTTGCTTGTGGAACAGCTGGTCACTGTGACCAAGGAATGAAGCTTAAGATCACAACTGTTACTGGAAATGCACCTTCTAATCAGGCTGCTACTTCTTCCACCCCTAGCTCCTCTTCTGCAGCGCCTAATTCCCGTCGTTTTTCTACTGTGTTCTTCACTTTCATAGCAGTAATATTGACTATACAAATGGCTCTAGTCTTCCAGTTCTAA
- the LOC104107708 gene encoding uncharacterized protein At3g27210-like — translation MGSCASVHKDPKSAMKFRLVFASKNDKLVSPSPLKDKPLDNGDIKLPDPQLKPQRSPVVPVTSFSDYGSKEEAFYDSQAWLESDCDDDFFSVKGDFTPSLGNTPSRGNTPVHRGVLAGNRTPFVERPPASLPQSSPKHKRKNLLELFKESSRNRNPNEQDAEGNQNGLAADLQLPSKSTSSTPYAPVSSGKRTPNGELKTEANSPRSAQCCLPRLRSGSFRERRKSMSPPTHSIS, via the exons ATGGGTTCATGTGCTTCAGTGCATAAAGATCCAAAATCAGCGATGAAGTTCCGTCTTGTTTTTGCCTCTAAAAATGACAAGCTTGTCAGTCCATCACCCCTTAAAGATAAACCTCTTGATAATGGTGATATCAAACTCCCTGATCCTCAACTCAAACCTCAACGTTCGCCAGTCGTGCCAGTAACCAGTTTTAGCGACTATG GTAGCAAAGAGGAGGCCTTCTATGATTCCCAGGCCTGGTTGGAGTCAGATTGCGACGACGACTTCTTTAGCGTTAAGGGAG ATTTTACACCATCACTTGGAAACACTCCTTCACGTGGAAATACGCCTGTGCATCGAGGTGTTTTGGCTGGTAATAGAACCCCTTTTGTAGAAAGACCTCCTGCTTCTTTACCGCAATCTTCTCCAAAACATAAGAGGAAGAATCTACTTGAGCTTTTCAAAGAAAGCTCAAGAAACCGGAATCCCAATGAACAAGATGCTGAAGGCAACCAAAATGGACTTGCTGCTGATCTACAGCTACCATCCAAATCCACATCTAGCACACCATATGCGCCGGTGTCTAGTGGCAAGAGAACCCCTAATGGGGAGCTAAAAACTGAGGCCAACTCACCGAGGTCAGCACAATGTTGTCTTCCTAGGTTGCGAAGTGGCAGCTTTAGGGAAAGGAGGAAGAGTATGAGTCCTCCAACGCATAGCATCAGCTAA